The Anabaena sphaerica FACHB-251 DNA segment TGCCTTGAACTTAAAACAAGAAGCGGTCAGATTGACCGTGTTAGCCTGTGGACTAGATAGTGCCGACACTTCTAGGGTGAAGCAGGAAGAAAAAGCTGGCTCTTGTTAGCATTAGTTAGCTTTTTTGTATCGGATAATTGACAATTGACAATTGATAACTCAATAGCTGATAACTGTTAACTGTTAACGCTACACAAACGCAAATAAATGATATTACAAGTACAACCTAAATTAATTATTCATGGTGGGGCTGGTAGTTCTCTTCACGGAAAGGGAGGAATAGAGGCTGTAAGGCGATCGCTCCATGCTGTAATACAGGAAGTCTACTCACTGTTGCTAACAGGTGCAACTGCTTCTGAGGCTGTACTCCGGGGATGCCAAATGTTGGAAGATAATCCCCGTTTTAACGCTGGTACAGGTTCTGTATTACAATCTGATGGTCAAATCCGCATGAGTGCTTCTCTGATGGATGGTACATCAGGGCGTTTTAGTGGTGTGATTAATGTCTCACGGGTGAAAAACCCGATTGAAATGGCGCTATTTCTGCAAAAGTCCCCAGATCGGGTATTGTCTGATTACGGTTCAGCGGAGTTGGCGCGAGAGTTGCAAGTTCCCAGTTACAATGCTTTAACTGATTTGCGTCTCAAAGAGTGGATGCAAGAACGGGAAGATAACTTTAAAAGGACTATGGCTGGGGTAGTCGCAGAACCGGAAATTGCAGAAAGCTCTAATGCGGGCAGGGGTACAATTGGCGTAGTGGCTTTGGATGGCTATGGTAAGTTAGCTGCTGGTACTTCTACTGGTGGTAAAGGCTTTGAACGCATTGGGCGCGTCAGTGATTCTGCTATGCCTGCGGGTAATTATGCTACTACTTATGCTGGGGTTAGCTGCACTGGAATTGGGGAAGATATCATTGATGAGTGTTTAGCAGCCAAGATTGTCATCCGGGTTAGTGATGGAATGTCTTTGAAAGAGGCGATGCAGCGTTCATTTACTGAAGCTAGTAAGAATGAACGGGATTTGGGTGCGATCGCTCTTGATGCCACTGGAGTCATATCTTATGGTAAAACCAGTGAAGTATTACTCGCTGCTTATCACAATGGCGACACCATCGGCGATACTTTGGAATGGAATGATGGAGAATTGATTGGCTATTGTTAAGTTGTAGGAGAGAGGTTGTTACTTAGAACAACCTCTTCACAGGATATTGCAGGTAAAGGTATAATATTCCAAGAAACTTTCAACTCTGTTCCCTGTTCCCTGTTCCCTGTTCCCTGCTATTTTATTAAACGCGAGTCAGTTGTAATAACTCTTGGGGAGATGCCAGCATATCGATCGCTACAAAGAAGATTTTTCCTTGGGGATTGATGAGGAAGCGCCACGCAATATTCATCCCTACGTTGACACCAAACCAAGGAGTTTGGACTACACCTGTGATTTTTAGCTGTTTAGAGCCATCTCCTTGAACCTCACAAATGCCTTTTTGGGGCATCATATTCAGTCCTTGGGCTTCTTCACGCATATATTTGGAGATCGCCTGAGTTCCCACAATCGGTTTTTGGAATGGTGGTTGCAGCGCACCATCAGGAGTAAATAAAGCAATAGCAGCATCAAAATCGTCTGCATTCATTGCTTCAATGTAGCCCAATACTGCTGGTTCTGTAATACCGTCAATCTTGACTGAAGAAATTGCAGGAGTTGTCCGTTGGAAAGCAGGTTCTGCACCAGCTTTTGGGTAACTGCTGGGAGCAAGTTCAGAAGTATCAAATCCCATGTTGACTACGGTGTTACGCAGTACAGTAATTTGCTGACCCTGATCAAGTTTCTGGGTTTCTTCTAGGACTAATTTCACACCAGGAGACATTTGATAACCAACTGGAATGGGAGCGACAACACCCTGTTTCATCAACTCTCCTAACTCATACCAGAAAGCCAGCTTGGTATTGACACTGAAGAAACCGTAAGAACGACTGATGGGAGTGTCTGCACGACTAGCAAGATCGCGCATAACTTTTGTTTGTTCTTCAGGAGACATTTGCTTAATTTGGGTGAGCAGACTTTCTGCTAGTTGCAGACGTGCGGCTCCAGGTGCTGCGGGGGTAATTGTCTTACCCATCTCAGTGTAAGCATACCAAAGATATGCCAGTTGATCATCCACGTTGAGTTGATCGAATAAGGCGATAGTCGCTGGAATCAGGCTAGGAACTTGAGTGTTAGAAAAAATACTTTGAGCGGATTGGATGGTCAAAGACATGATCAAAATCTCCAATATTGTTTGTTAATTAGCGGCTTTCAAAATTCCCACGCAGAATTTTTAAGCTGATACTTTTATTGTCAAAACTGCTAGCAGAAACTAAGTTTATCTACATAGAAGCCGCAGCTAGACTAGGACTGTTATGCACATAAATATGAAGTTGAACCCAAAGGTAAAGCTTTACCTTTGCTCGTTAATAACGAAACTGCATTTAAGTTATGCAGTTTTTTAATTAGCTGTTTATCTTTTCTGTAAAGAACTGTAACAAGCTTAATAACTTTTGTAAAGCTATTGATATTACGAATTGACATAAATACTTAAATATGAGTGTAAAAATTTTTGTATTTTCAAGAGGCAGGAGGAACCCTTGGCTCAACGAAGTAGCCAGGGGTTTCTAGATCCCCCGGCGTAGCCTGAGATTTCTGACGCTTAAAGTTATGACTCAAGATAGATTGATAGATACTCCTACTGGCAGATAATCAGATATAGCATATGCTATAGTCGGTCTGAATTTCTTCAGTTCCTACTCGAACTCTCGTACTCACACAGGCGCTCATGCTTAAGCAACCAGAAGTTAGCCATCTCATCCGTCAACTCCGGCAGTTAACGGCACTGAGTCAGGAGCAGCTTGCCGCAACATTGGGAGTCGCTTATTCCACCGTGAATCGCTGGGAAAATGGTCACATCAAGCCTTCGGCATTGGCGCTCAACCAAATTAGAAATATGCTCAAGGAGTTGAAGGATTCTCCTGAGATCACCCTTCAGGAGTGTAGCCAGATGCTGTTAGAGCAGTACTTTCCAGAAACGGAGTCAACTGTTCGATGACTGAGACACATTCAGCATTTTCCAAAGGTAGTCAAGGCAAGTGGAAAGCTTTGGCGACACAAATTTTACACTATGGCGTTGCGTTGCTATCCGTTGCTTTAGCAGTAGGGTTCAACCTCCTGTTCAATCAGTATCTCGAATCAACACCGACTCCACTCTTTTTCGCCGCAGTCATGGTGAGTGCCTGGTATGGAGGCTTAAGGCCAGGGCTGCTGGCAACTGCTTTGTCTACACTGGCAATTAACTACTTCTGGCTTGAACCGTCCCCATCGCTCCATGTTCCCAATTGGGCAACATTATTGCGACTGGGCGTTTTTGTAATGGCAGCGGTCATCATCAATTCACTGAATGAAGCACAACGAATCGCGCAGCGGAGAGCCGAAGCAAATTTAAAGTCCTTGCAGGAAAGCGAAGCAAGGTTTAGTTGTTTGGCAGAATCTCACATCCTGGGCATGATTGTGGCGGACTTGAACGGGTCTATCCTGGAAGCCAATGATGTTTTTCTGCAAATGCTTGGCTACACTCAGGAGGAATTGCGTTCAGGTCGAATGCGTTGGCGCGAAATGACTCCACCGGAATCCTTGGAAGTGAGTGAGCAAGCGTTACAAGAACTGATCACGACCGGAGTTTGTACGCCTTTTGAGAAAGAGTACATCCGTAAAGATGGTTCTCGTGTTTCCGTCCTGCATGGCGCTGTGATGACGGGAGAAGCTACAGCTATTGGTTTCGTGCTGGATCTTACAAACCGCAAACAGGCAGAGGAGTCGTTGCGCCGGAGTGAGGAACTGTTGCGAGTTGCCCTCAAAAATTCACCGATAACTGTCTTTAAGCAGGATCATGAACTACGCTACACCTGGATATATAATCCCGTGTTTGAATACCAAGAGAGCCAAGTAATTGGTAAACAAGATGCTGATTTGCTCGGTAGTGAAAATGCTGCGGTACTTACTCAGATAAAGCGTCGTGTTTTGGAAACCGGAGTTGGAGGGCAAGAAGAAGTTAAGCTCACAGTGGAGGGACAAGATTTTTACTACGACTTGACGGTTGAACCATTGCAAAATACTCATGGGGATATTATCGGCATCACCATTGCTGCCGTTGATATCACCAGGCTCAAGCAAACAGAGTTGGCGTTACGCCAGAGTGAAGCTCGGTTCCGCCGTATTTTTGAATGTAATATGGTACCAATGGGTATCTGGTCGCACTTGGGCGGCATCCAGCAAGCAAATAATGCCTTGCTGGATCTGGTCGGTTACACTGAACAGGAATTGGACAGGGGACAGGTAAACTGGCTAAAAATGACCACTCCCGAATGGTTGCCGCTGGACGATCACGCCCTGGCAGAGATTACCACCAAAGGCTTCAGCACCCCGCATGAAAAAGAATATATTCACAAACACGGGCATCGAATCCCGGTTCTAGTGGGAGGAGCCGCATTTCTGGACGATCCAGAAAACGGGGTATTTTTTGCTATCGACCTGACTGCTCGCAAACAAGCTGAAGCCGCATTACGTCAAAGTGAATCTCGGTTTCGGTTGATAGCGGAAACCATTCAAGATGTGTTTTGGATGACAGACCTACGCATCCCAAAAATTCTCTATGTGAGTCCTGCCTATGAGCAAATCTGGGGGCGATCGCCAGCAGAAATCTACCAAAACTACCCAGTCTGGGCTGAAACTATCCATCCAGATGATCGAGAACGGGTACTAGCGATGGCCAGGACTTGCGAGAACAGCAGCATGGTTGAGCAAGAATATCGGATTATTCGCCCTGATGGAAGTATTCGGTGGATTCGCGATCGCGGGTTTGCCGTGAGCGATGAAGCAGGAGAGATTCAACAGGTGATAGGCATTGCTCAAGACATCAGTGAGGACAAATTAGCAAGCGAAGCCTTACGCCGCAGCGAAGAACGCTTCCGCATTAGTCAAGATCTCTCACTCTTCGCTTTTACCATTTTAGATAGTGTGCGTGATCAAACCGGAGCGATCGCTGATTTTGTCTGGACTTACGTCAATCCTAAAGCCGCAGAAATTCTTCAGAAGCCCGTTGAGGAACTTGTGGGGCAACGCCTACTCCAAGTGCTTCCTGGTAATCAATTCAACAGCGAATTATTTAAACACTATGTGCGCGTTGTAGAAACTGGAGAACCTCATGATCTTGAATTGTCCTACGATGCCGACGGTATTACCGGATGGTTCCGCAATATGGCAGTCAAGCTAGATGATGGTGTCGCTATCTCGTTTACTGATATTACTCAGCGGAAACAAACAGAGACTGATTTGCGCGAGAGTGAAGAACGTCTGCGTTTAGCTTTAACAGCGGCAAATCAGGGACTTTTCGACCTTAATGTGCAAACAGGAGCTACGGTAGTCAGTCCAGAATATGCCCGGATGCTCGGCTATGAGGCTGACGAGTTTGAGGAAACTAATGCCAAGTGGCGCGAGCGTCTCCACCCTGATGATCTAGCCTTAGTCTATCAGACTTATGAAGATTACATTGCCGGAAAACTAGATACTTATCGGGTCGAGTTCAGGCAGCGCACAAAATCAGGAGATTGGAAATGGATTCTTTCGATTGGCAAGATTGTTGCCTGGGATAGTCAGGGTCAACCTTTGCGGATGTTAGGCACACATACTGACATCACTGAACGCAAACTCTCGGAAGCAGAGCGAGAACGACTGCTACAACTGGAAAAAGCAGCACGGAAGGAAGCCGAAACCGCCAACCGCATTAAAGATGAATTTTTAGCAGTATTGTCCCATGAATTGCGATCGCCCCTCAATCCGATTCTCGGCTGGTCAAAACTACTTCAGGAAGGCAGGTTAGATGAAAAGACCAGTCTGATCGCTCTACAAACAATCGAACGCAATGCCAAGCTGCAAACCCAACTAATCGAGGATCTGCTGGATGTCTCCCGGATTTTACGCGGCAAGATTGCTTTAAATACTTGCCCTGTCAACATGGTTGCTGTTGTTGAATCTGCTCTGGAAACGGTGCGTCTGGCCACAGAGGCAAAACAAATTCAAATGCAAACTGTTGTTACCCTTGATAACGGGCAGGTGTTTGGAGATGCGGCACGGCTACAGCAAATTATATGGAATTTGGTTTCTAATGCCGTTAAATTCACACCCGATGGCGGACAAGTTGAAATTCGTTTAGACCAAATTGGCACTTATGTGCAAATTCAGGTGCAGGATACTGGCAAGGGTATCAGTCCAGATTTTTTACCCTGTGTGTTTGACTATTTTCGACAAGAGGATGGTACAACAACTCGCAAATTTGGTGGTCTGGGATTGGGTTTAGCCATCGTTCGTAATTTGACTGAACTGCATGGAGGAACTATCCAGGCAGATAGCCCAGGAGTTGGACAAGGAGCGACTTTTACACTTCAGCTACCGTTAATGCCAGGTTATTCTCCCATTAATCAAAATGCTGATCAACCGCAGCAAGTTCTCAGTTTGAACGGTATCAAAGTTTTAGTCGTTGACGATGATACAGATACCCGTGAATTTGTTGCTTTTTTATTGGAGCAAGAAAGGGCAACGGTGATCACGGCAACTACTGCAAATGAAGCTTTAATTGCTTTAATCCAATTTAAGCCTAACATATTACTGAGCGATATTGGAATGCCAGATATGGATGGTTATATGTTGATGCAGAAGGTGCGATCTTTACCACCAGAACAGGGGGGACTAATTCCCGCGATCGCTCTCACTGCTTATGCGGGAGAATACGACCAAAAGCAGGCTCTCAAAGTCGGTTTCCAAAAGCATATTTCCAAACCTGTAGAACCAGAAGCTTTAGTCAAAGCCATCTCTGAACTCATTTTCTGATACGTAAATTTATAGACATATTAGCAGGACTTGAGGAGTGAAGCGTTACATTTGCGGTGCGTTAGGAACGCACCCTACAAAATATTAACTTTCGGTTTTTCTCTTCCAACCTGGTTTAACTACCTGACGACTGCGGGCAATTACTAAAGCATCATTTTCCACATCTTCTGTCACCGTTGAACCTGCGGCAATATAAACATCATTACCCAAGGTAATAGGTGCAACTAAAACACTATTAGAACCGGTTTTAGTGCGATCACCTATCCTAGTTCTATGTTTCTTCACACCGTCGTAGTTTGCGGTAATTGTTCCCGCACCGATATTGACTTGAGTTCCGGCTGTAGTATCACCCAAATATGAGAGATGTGCTACATTGGTGCGATCGCCCAATTGCGTATTTTTCAACTCGACAAAATTACCAATACGACAATTTGCACCCACTTCTGCATGACCACGCAAATGAGCATAGGGTCCAATTCGCGTTTCTGCTTCCACAAAACTATCTGTAATTACAGAATATTGAACAGTGACATTTTCACCCAACTGGCTATTTTCAATTAAACTCCCAGGTCCAATTCGACTACCAGATTTCACAAACGTTTTACCTCGCAAATGGGTTTGAGGTTCAATAATTACATCTGGCTGTAATTCTACCGTTTCATCAATAGTAATACTTGCAGGGTCAATCAGCGTCACACCTGCCAAAAGCCATTTTTCCTTAATGCGTCTTTGCAAAATATCTTCAGATGCGGCTAATTGCAATCTATCATTAATTCCCAAAATTTCTTGGTAATCTTCCACATCCACAGCCATCACCTTACCAACCTGAGTTACAGCATCAGTGAGGTAATATTCTTTTTGGGCATTATTATTTTGCAAATGAGGTAATACTTTTGCTAAATCAGGCCAACGGAAGCAGTAAATACCAGCATTAACACGGTTATTTTCTCTTTGGCTAGGGATGCAATCTTTATCCTCAACCATTTGCTGCACAATCCCGTCACTATCACAGAAAACCCGTCCGTAACCTTTGGGATTTGATAAATATGCTGTGAGAATAGTACAGCAATTGTGATTTTCTTGGTGTGTTTGTAAAAGATTTTCCAGAGTTTGTGTTCGCAACAAAGGTACATCACCATTTAAAATCAGCAAATCCCCTGTGTAACCTTCTAAATGGGGCAGTAATTGTTGAATAGCATGACCTGTGCCTAATTGTACAGTCTGTTCCACAAACTCCACATCATGAATTGAATCCAAAGCAGTTTTCACTTCCTGGGACTGATACCCAACAATCACTAGCTTGCGTGAAGGAGAAAGTGGTTCTACGCTGTCAATAACTCTCTCTACTAGGGATTTTCTACCCAAAGAATGTAAAACTTTAGGTAGATTAGATTTCATTCTTGTGCCTTTTCCAGCGGCGAGAATTGCTACAACAACCATAATTAACTATCGGTAAATTTCAATTATCAATGTTTTTAGTATTTTTCAGATTCAGCCTCAAATCATATCAGTTAATTCCCTTAATTCCACCTTTTTCGCCATCGAGAACTAGGTTCAAGAACAGAGACTTGTTGTTCTTTTTGTCGTCGCTTAATTATAACTTCAGCAGCATCCCTTAATTCGGGATCACGGTAAGGAACGGCCGCACGAGTCTGTAAATGTTCTGTTTCTGCTTCCGAAAGAGGATAAATGTCCGTGATGTCGTTTTCCCCATCTTGCGGATATGCGGCTATTGTACCAGGAGTGCGTCTTCCCACTGGTGTGGTTGAACCTATTACCAAACCAGCAGCTAAAAGCGCCGTGCGTACAGCAGATGCACAGGAATAAGTAGCGAGTAAACCGTCTTGATGTAAGCACAAGGCTACTTGTCCTATAAATTCTATAGTCCATAATTGTGGACATTGCGGAGGTGAAAAAGGGTCAAGAAAAATAGCATTTGCTTGAAAAGCAGATTGACGTACTTCCTGAATTGATTTTCTAGCATCACCTATGAGTAACTTGGCTTGCAAGCGATTTGAGTAAGTTTGATGCTTTAATGCTAGTTCGGTCAAAATTTTTATATACTCGTAGTCCCAATCATCAAATATGTGCTGGTTAATCGCTGCTTTGGGAACTTCTGGATTTAGTTCTAAACCAATGACTTCCACAACACAAGTAGGATTTTCTTGCCAAATTACTTCCAAAGCGGCTGCTGTATTGTATCCTAGACCATAACAAACATCTAAAATTCTCACTATCCCATTCTTAGCTAATGTCTGTATTTGAGTGGGAACTGCAAATTTTAGATAACTTTCTTGTTTAGCTCCATAATGACTATGAAAAGCTTCACCAAATTCTTGAGAAAAGAAGGTAAATGAACCATCTTGTGTTTGTCGGGGTGTAAAATTATCTGCATCTGACATTTTTTCTTATAAAAATACACTAATGACTAATGAATAATAATCAATTTGTTGTTTCTCCCGAATGGCTATTTGCACATCTTAACGATTTCCAAGTTGTAATTGTCGATTGTCGTTTTTCTTTGGCTGATCCACAATTAGGAAAAAAGCAATATCAAGAAAGTCATATACCAGGAGCTTACTATTTAGATTTAAATCAAGATTTATCTAGTCCTGTAAGTGAGCATGGGGGAAGACATCCTTTACCACATCCCCATGAGTTAGCTGATAAATTAGCACAAATCGGGATTGAATTCCAAAAAACTTTGGTAGTTGCTTATGATGATTCGCGTTTTGCGTTTGCATCTCGGTTGTGGTGGTTATTGCGTTATTTAGGACATGACAATGTAGCTGTTTTAGATGGTGGTTTGACTGGTTGGCAAAAAGCAGGTTATCCTGTGACAAATGAGAT contains these protein-coding regions:
- a CDS encoding tRNA (5-methylaminomethyl-2-thiouridine)(34)-methyltransferase MnmD gives rise to the protein MSDADNFTPRQTQDGSFTFFSQEFGEAFHSHYGAKQESYLKFAVPTQIQTLAKNGIVRILDVCYGLGYNTAAALEVIWQENPTCVVEVIGLELNPEVPKAAINQHIFDDWDYEYIKILTELALKHQTYSNRLQAKLLIGDARKSIQEVRQSAFQANAIFLDPFSPPQCPQLWTIEFIGQVALCLHQDGLLATYSCASAVRTALLAAGLVIGSTTPVGRRTPGTIAAYPQDGENDITDIYPLSEAETEHLQTRAAVPYRDPELRDAAEVIIKRRQKEQQVSVLEPSSRWRKRWN
- the glmU gene encoding bifunctional UDP-N-acetylglucosamine diphosphorylase/glucosamine-1-phosphate N-acetyltransferase GlmU, whose translation is MVVVAILAAGKGTRMKSNLPKVLHSLGRKSLVERVIDSVEPLSPSRKLVIVGYQSQEVKTALDSIHDVEFVEQTVQLGTGHAIQQLLPHLEGYTGDLLILNGDVPLLRTQTLENLLQTHQENHNCCTILTAYLSNPKGYGRVFCDSDGIVQQMVEDKDCIPSQRENNRVNAGIYCFRWPDLAKVLPHLQNNNAQKEYYLTDAVTQVGKVMAVDVEDYQEILGINDRLQLAASEDILQRRIKEKWLLAGVTLIDPASITIDETVELQPDVIIEPQTHLRGKTFVKSGSRIGPGSLIENSQLGENVTVQYSVITDSFVEAETRIGPYAHLRGHAEVGANCRIGNFVELKNTQLGDRTNVAHLSYLGDTTAGTQVNIGAGTITANYDGVKKHRTRIGDRTKTGSNSVLVAPITLGNDVYIAAGSTVTEDVENDALVIARSRQVVKPGWKRKTES
- a CDS encoding helix-turn-helix domain-containing protein; the protein is MLKQPEVSHLIRQLRQLTALSQEQLAATLGVAYSTVNRWENGHIKPSALALNQIRNMLKELKDSPEITLQECSQMLLEQYFPETESTVR
- a CDS encoding PAS domain S-box protein codes for the protein MTETHSAFSKGSQGKWKALATQILHYGVALLSVALAVGFNLLFNQYLESTPTPLFFAAVMVSAWYGGLRPGLLATALSTLAINYFWLEPSPSLHVPNWATLLRLGVFVMAAVIINSLNEAQRIAQRRAEANLKSLQESEARFSCLAESHILGMIVADLNGSILEANDVFLQMLGYTQEELRSGRMRWREMTPPESLEVSEQALQELITTGVCTPFEKEYIRKDGSRVSVLHGAVMTGEATAIGFVLDLTNRKQAEESLRRSEELLRVALKNSPITVFKQDHELRYTWIYNPVFEYQESQVIGKQDADLLGSENAAVLTQIKRRVLETGVGGQEEVKLTVEGQDFYYDLTVEPLQNTHGDIIGITIAAVDITRLKQTELALRQSEARFRRIFECNMVPMGIWSHLGGIQQANNALLDLVGYTEQELDRGQVNWLKMTTPEWLPLDDHALAEITTKGFSTPHEKEYIHKHGHRIPVLVGGAAFLDDPENGVFFAIDLTARKQAEAALRQSESRFRLIAETIQDVFWMTDLRIPKILYVSPAYEQIWGRSPAEIYQNYPVWAETIHPDDRERVLAMARTCENSSMVEQEYRIIRPDGSIRWIRDRGFAVSDEAGEIQQVIGIAQDISEDKLASEALRRSEERFRISQDLSLFAFTILDSVRDQTGAIADFVWTYVNPKAAEILQKPVEELVGQRLLQVLPGNQFNSELFKHYVRVVETGEPHDLELSYDADGITGWFRNMAVKLDDGVAISFTDITQRKQTETDLRESEERLRLALTAANQGLFDLNVQTGATVVSPEYARMLGYEADEFEETNAKWRERLHPDDLALVYQTYEDYIAGKLDTYRVEFRQRTKSGDWKWILSIGKIVAWDSQGQPLRMLGTHTDITERKLSEAERERLLQLEKAARKEAETANRIKDEFLAVLSHELRSPLNPILGWSKLLQEGRLDEKTSLIALQTIERNAKLQTQLIEDLLDVSRILRGKIALNTCPVNMVAVVESALETVRLATEAKQIQMQTVVTLDNGQVFGDAARLQQIIWNLVSNAVKFTPDGGQVEIRLDQIGTYVQIQVQDTGKGISPDFLPCVFDYFRQEDGTTTRKFGGLGLGLAIVRNLTELHGGTIQADSPGVGQGATFTLQLPLMPGYSPINQNADQPQQVLSLNGIKVLVVDDDTDTREFVAFLLEQERATVITATTANEALIALIQFKPNILLSDIGMPDMDGYMLMQKVRSLPPEQGGLIPAIALTAYAGEYDQKQALKVGFQKHISKPVEPEALVKAISELIF
- a CDS encoding sulfurtransferase; the protein is MNNNQFVVSPEWLFAHLNDFQVVIVDCRFSLADPQLGKKQYQESHIPGAYYLDLNQDLSSPVSEHGGRHPLPHPHELADKLAQIGIEFQKTLVVAYDDSRFAFASRLWWLLRYLGHDNVAVLDGGLTGWQKAGYPVTNEIPVPKMGTFTPQLKDEQVVDYTYVKNFKDSPDVTLVDSREGDRYRGEREPIDKIAGHIPGAVNYPWQEVTDASGFLLPQSEQRQRWKQLEPTKEILVYCGSGVTACVNLLSLEIAGIYTGKLYAGSWSDWISH
- a CDS encoding orange carotenoid protein N-terminal domain-containing protein, whose product is MSLTIQSAQSIFSNTQVPSLIPATIALFDQLNVDDQLAYLWYAYTEMGKTITPAAPGAARLQLAESLLTQIKQMSPEEQTKVMRDLASRADTPISRSYGFFSVNTKLAFWYELGELMKQGVVAPIPVGYQMSPGVKLVLEETQKLDQGQQITVLRNTVVNMGFDTSELAPSSYPKAGAEPAFQRTTPAISSVKIDGITEPAVLGYIEAMNADDFDAAIALFTPDGALQPPFQKPIVGTQAISKYMREEAQGLNMMPQKGICEVQGDGSKQLKITGVVQTPWFGVNVGMNIAWRFLINPQGKIFFVAIDMLASPQELLQLTRV
- a CDS encoding isoaspartyl peptidase/L-asparaginase; amino-acid sequence: MILQVQPKLIIHGGAGSSLHGKGGIEAVRRSLHAVIQEVYSLLLTGATASEAVLRGCQMLEDNPRFNAGTGSVLQSDGQIRMSASLMDGTSGRFSGVINVSRVKNPIEMALFLQKSPDRVLSDYGSAELARELQVPSYNALTDLRLKEWMQEREDNFKRTMAGVVAEPEIAESSNAGRGTIGVVALDGYGKLAAGTSTGGKGFERIGRVSDSAMPAGNYATTYAGVSCTGIGEDIIDECLAAKIVIRVSDGMSLKEAMQRSFTEASKNERDLGAIALDATGVISYGKTSEVLLAAYHNGDTIGDTLEWNDGELIGYC